In Lepidochelys kempii isolate rLepKem1 chromosome 8, rLepKem1.hap2, whole genome shotgun sequence, a single genomic region encodes these proteins:
- the LOC140916356 gene encoding uncharacterized protein isoform X1: MNWDTQLNSILTATDSNVAKIKQRLNTISISSKVDLLLDRINTEKVAFDESLAGSRQPCPTCLSLPHCRMATEELATISSQLHSQAKVIESLTQSVNRLKQEKELQQQQIHNLEEEVGRLHNSPQSGLESLLGRRMEGLKSELRNLRQQVFHQPDGDCTPDPYPSSSVMQEVHESKKLLWREYECVRREVDQLKHKLNRQEEDLVTQMSETDEMKRTQSRYCKMLEDLMNSHKAQSDDLDKARFETRSTQQELGHIKSTVTDLKDQMKNLPLEEKSYTKPVGKESAHGMESNDVLREEEIFSSSLSDDSASELSLTDVSSDELSSATEIKEPEGSKELSTPSLELEDSTPKEEDGSMSDEDLSSDLFDSLPELNLSDL; the protein is encoded by the exons ATGAACTGGGATACACAGCTCAACTCCATATTGACTGCAACAGACAGCAACGTGGCTAAAATAAAG CAGCGTCTGAACACAATCAGCATCTCTTCCAAAG TGGATTTGCTGCTGGACAGAATAAACACTGAGAAGGTTGCATTTGATGAGTCTCTGGCTGGATCTCGGCAACCGTGTCCTACCTGCCTAAGTCTTCCACACTGCAGGATGGCAACAGAGGAGCTTGCAACCATCAGCAGTCAGCTGCATTCGCAAGCTAAG GTCATTGAGTCTCTCACCCAGTCAGTAAATCGACTGAAGCAAGAGAAGGAGCTCCAGCAACAGCAGATCCATAATCTGGAAG AGGAGGTTGGTCGATTGCATAACAGCCCTCAGAGTGGCTTGGAGTCCCTGCTGGGGCGGAGAATGGAAGGGCTGAAGAGCGAGCTTCGTAACTTGCGACAGCAAGTGTTTCACCAGCCGGATGGAGATTGCACCCCGGATCCGTATCCCAGCTCCAGCGTCATGCAGGAGGTGCATGAGAG CAAAAAGCTCCTGTGGCGCGAATATGAGTGTGTGAGGCGAGAGGTGGATCAACTGAAGCACAAGCTCA ACCGACAGGAGGAGGATCTAGTCACTCAGATGTCTGAAACTGATGAAATGAAGAGAACTCAAAGTCGATACTGCAAG ATGCTGGAAGATCTGATGAACAGTCACAAAGCTCAATCTGATGACTTGGACAAAGCCAGGTTCGAGACGCGGAGCACCCAGCAGGAGCTCGGCCACATCAA ATCCACGGTCACTGACCTGAAAGACCAAATGAAAAATCTGCCCTTGGAAGAGAAGTCATACACTAAGCCTGTAGGAAAGGAAAGTGCTCATGGGA TGGAAAGCAACGATGTGTTGAGAGAAGAGGAGATATTTTCTTCCTCCCTGAGTGATGATTCTGCCTCTGAGCTCAGTCTCACAGATGTCAGCTCGGATGAGCTCTCTAGTGCCACAGAGATTAAGGAGCCTGAAG GATCCAAAGAACTCTCCACCCcaagcctggagctggaggacaGCACCCCCAAGGAGGAGGATGGAAGCATGTCGGATGAGGACCTCAGCAGTGACCTGTTTGACAGTCTGCCTGAACTTAATCTGAGTGATCTTTAA
- the LOC140916356 gene encoding uncharacterized protein isoform X2, which translates to MNWDTQLNSILTATDSNVAKIKRLNTISISSKVDLLLDRINTEKVAFDESLAGSRQPCPTCLSLPHCRMATEELATISSQLHSQAKVIESLTQSVNRLKQEKELQQQQIHNLEEEVGRLHNSPQSGLESLLGRRMEGLKSELRNLRQQVFHQPDGDCTPDPYPSSSVMQEVHESKKLLWREYECVRREVDQLKHKLNRQEEDLVTQMSETDEMKRTQSRYCKMLEDLMNSHKAQSDDLDKARFETRSTQQELGHIKSTVTDLKDQMKNLPLEEKSYTKPVGKESAHGMESNDVLREEEIFSSSLSDDSASELSLTDVSSDELSSATEIKEPEGSKELSTPSLELEDSTPKEEDGSMSDEDLSSDLFDSLPELNLSDL; encoded by the exons ATGAACTGGGATACACAGCTCAACTCCATATTGACTGCAACAGACAGCAACGTGGCTAAAATAAAG CGTCTGAACACAATCAGCATCTCTTCCAAAG TGGATTTGCTGCTGGACAGAATAAACACTGAGAAGGTTGCATTTGATGAGTCTCTGGCTGGATCTCGGCAACCGTGTCCTACCTGCCTAAGTCTTCCACACTGCAGGATGGCAACAGAGGAGCTTGCAACCATCAGCAGTCAGCTGCATTCGCAAGCTAAG GTCATTGAGTCTCTCACCCAGTCAGTAAATCGACTGAAGCAAGAGAAGGAGCTCCAGCAACAGCAGATCCATAATCTGGAAG AGGAGGTTGGTCGATTGCATAACAGCCCTCAGAGTGGCTTGGAGTCCCTGCTGGGGCGGAGAATGGAAGGGCTGAAGAGCGAGCTTCGTAACTTGCGACAGCAAGTGTTTCACCAGCCGGATGGAGATTGCACCCCGGATCCGTATCCCAGCTCCAGCGTCATGCAGGAGGTGCATGAGAG CAAAAAGCTCCTGTGGCGCGAATATGAGTGTGTGAGGCGAGAGGTGGATCAACTGAAGCACAAGCTCA ACCGACAGGAGGAGGATCTAGTCACTCAGATGTCTGAAACTGATGAAATGAAGAGAACTCAAAGTCGATACTGCAAG ATGCTGGAAGATCTGATGAACAGTCACAAAGCTCAATCTGATGACTTGGACAAAGCCAGGTTCGAGACGCGGAGCACCCAGCAGGAGCTCGGCCACATCAA ATCCACGGTCACTGACCTGAAAGACCAAATGAAAAATCTGCCCTTGGAAGAGAAGTCATACACTAAGCCTGTAGGAAAGGAAAGTGCTCATGGGA TGGAAAGCAACGATGTGTTGAGAGAAGAGGAGATATTTTCTTCCTCCCTGAGTGATGATTCTGCCTCTGAGCTCAGTCTCACAGATGTCAGCTCGGATGAGCTCTCTAGTGCCACAGAGATTAAGGAGCCTGAAG GATCCAAAGAACTCTCCACCCcaagcctggagctggaggacaGCACCCCCAAGGAGGAGGATGGAAGCATGTCGGATGAGGACCTCAGCAGTGACCTGTTTGACAGTCTGCCTGAACTTAATCTGAGTGATCTTTAA